One window from the genome of Helicobacter pylori encodes:
- the sodB gene encoding superoxide dismutase [Fe], which yields MFTLRELPFAKDSMGDFLSPVAFDFHHGKHHQTYVNNLNNLIKGTDFEKSSLFAILTKSSGGVFNNAAQIYNHDFYWDCLSPKATALSDELKGALEKDFGSLEKFKEDFIKSATTLFGSGWNWAAYNLDTQKIEIIQTSNAQTPVTDKKVPLLVVDVWEHAYYIDHKNARPVYLEKFYGHINWHFVSQCYEWAKKEGLGSVDYYINELVHKKA from the coding sequence ATGTTTACATTACGAGAATTGCCTTTTGCTAAAGACAGCATGGGAGATTTTTTAAGCCCTGTAGCGTTTGATTTCCACCATGGGAAACACCATCAAACTTATGTGAATAATTTGAACAACCTCATCAAAGGCACGGATTTTGAGAAAAGTTCTTTGTTTGCTATTTTGACAAAATCTAGCGGAGGCGTGTTTAATAACGCCGCTCAAATTTACAACCACGATTTTTATTGGGATTGCCTAAGCCCCAAAGCGACTGCCTTAAGCGATGAATTAAAAGGGGCTTTAGAAAAAGATTTCGGCTCATTGGAAAAATTTAAAGAAGACTTCATTAAGAGCGCGACCACTTTGTTTGGCTCTGGTTGGAATTGGGCAGCGTATAATTTAGACACTCAAAAAATTGAAATCATTCAAACCAGCAACGCTCAAACCCCAGTTACGGATAAAAAAGTGCCGCTTTTAGTGGTGGATGTGTGGGAGCATGCTTATTATATTGACCACAAAAACGCGCGCCCTGTGTATTTGGAAAAATTCTATGGGCATATCAATTGGCATTTTGTTTCTCAATGCTATGAGTGGGCGAAAAAAGAAGGCTTAGGCTCAGTGGATTACTACATCAACGAGTTGGTGCATAAAAAAGCTTAA
- a CDS encoding SPOR domain-containing protein, with product MQKSILKMTLLLVFLFLRNAVGLEDKKADLKSVQNTPKNLPPIQLRLNQVHEELIEMLDNMGKGTQYEFPKIKEILEQSEEEWLKVAHEECVALVMLISPKASIKNSPIYKNCYEAYVKQRIHDLYDFYIESKKVKRKIKKAHKHALALNESKPLTKELPKSENKKSLIKPSLKDASIPKGYYLQIGAFLNAPSKDFLQTLKTFPYQMEKKDSLTHYFIGPYQTKEEALKQLENAAKSFKNKPVLVEK from the coding sequence ATGCAAAAAAGTATATTAAAAATGACTCTGTTGTTGGTTTTCCTCTTTTTAAGAAACGCTGTTGGTTTAGAGGACAAAAAAGCGGATCTTAAAAGCGTTCAAAATACGCCCAAAAATTTACCCCCTATCCAATTAAGACTCAATCAAGTCCATGAAGAACTTATAGAAATGTTGGATAATATGGGGAAAGGCACGCAGTATGAGTTCCCTAAAATCAAAGAAATCCTAGAGCAAAGCGAAGAAGAATGGCTCAAAGTCGCCCATGAAGAATGCGTGGCGTTGGTCATGCTAATAAGCCCTAAGGCTTCTATTAAAAATAGCCCGATTTATAAGAATTGCTATGAAGCTTATGTGAAACAAAGAATCCATGATTTATACGATTTTTATATAGAAAGCAAAAAGGTGAAAAGAAAAATCAAGAAAGCCCATAAGCATGCACTCGCTCTCAATGAATCCAAGCCCCTAACAAAAGAGTTGCCTAAAAGCGAAAATAAAAAAAGCCTGATAAAACCTAGCCTAAAAGATGCAAGTATCCCTAAAGGGTATTACTTGCAAATTGGGGCTTTTTTGAACGCGCCCAGTAAGGATTTTTTGCAAACGCTCAAAACTTTCCCTTACCAAATGGAGAAAAAAGACTCCCTCACGCATTATTTTATTGGCCCTTATCAAACGAAAGAAGAAGCCCTAAAACAGCTTGAAAATGCGGCTAAAAGCTTTAAAAATAAGCCTGTGTTGGTGGAAAAATAA
- the tpx gene encoding thiol peroxidase: MQKVTFKEETYQLEGKALKVGDKAPDVKLVNGDLQEVSLLKQGVRFQVVSALPSLTGSVCLLQAKRFNEQAGKLPSVSFSVISMDLPFSQGQICGTEGIKDLRILSDFRYKAFGENYGVLLGKGSLQGLLARSVFVLDDKGVVIYKEIVQNILEEPNYEVLLKVLK; encoded by the coding sequence ATGCAAAAAGTTACTTTTAAAGAAGAAACATACCAATTAGAAGGGAAAGCCTTAAAAGTGGGCGATAAAGCCCCTGATGTGAAATTGGTCAATGGCGACTTGCAAGAAGTCAGTTTATTGAAGCAAGGCGTGCGTTTTCAAGTCGTTAGCGCGCTTCCTAGTTTAACCGGATCGGTTTGCTTGCTCCAAGCCAAACGCTTCAATGAGCAAGCCGGCAAACTGCCTTCTGTGAGTTTTAGCGTTATTTCTATGGACTTACCTTTTTCTCAAGGGCAAATTTGCGGCACTGAAGGCATTAAGGACTTAAGAATCTTAAGCGATTTTAGGTATAAAGCTTTTGGGGAAAATTACGGCGTGCTGTTAGGCAAAGGCTCTTTGCAAGGCTTACTCGCTCGATCGGTGTTTGTTCTTGATGATAAGGGGGTGGTTATCTATAAAGAAATCGTTCAAAACATTTTAGAAGAGCCCAATTATGAAGTGCTTTTAAAAGTGTTGAAATAG
- a CDS encoding primosomal protein N', with translation MFYHLIAPLKNKTPPLTYFSKERHLKGALVNIPLRNKTLLGVVLEEVSKPSFECLELEKTPYFLLPFQIELAIFIAQYYSANLPSALNLFTPFKECDLVGLEKIEPALNALSQTQTNALKELQKHSASLLFGDTGSGKTEIYMHSIAQTLEQKKSALLLVPEIALTPQMQQRLKRVFKENLGLWHSKLSQTQKKQFLEKLYSQEIKLVVGTRSALFLPLKELGLIIVDEEHDFSYKSHQSPMYNARDLCLYLSHKFPIQVILGSATPSLNSYKRFKDKALVRLKGRYTPTQKNIIFEKTERFITPKLLEALKQVIDKNEQAIIFVPTRANFKTLLCQNCYKSVQCPFCSVNMSLHLKTNKLMCHYCHFSSPIPKICSACQSEVLVGKRIGTMQVLNELEGLLKGAKIAILDKDHTSTPKKLHNILNDFNAQKTNILIGTQMISKGHDYAKVSLAVVLGIDNIIKSNSYRALEEGVSLLYQIAGRSARQISGQVFIQSTETDLLENFLEDYEDFLQYELQERCELYPPFSRLCLLEFKHKNEEKAQQLSLKASQTLSSCLEKGVTLSSFKAPIEKIASSYRYLILLRSKNPLSLIKSVHAFLKTAPNIPCSVNMDPVDIF, from the coding sequence ATGTTCTATCACTTAATCGCTCCTTTAAAAAATAAAACCCCCCCTTTAACTTACTTTTCTAAAGAGCGACACCTTAAAGGAGCGTTAGTCAATATCCCTTTAAGGAATAAAACGCTTTTGGGCGTCGTTCTTGAAGAAGTTTCAAAACCCTCTTTTGAATGCCTAGAGTTAGAAAAAACCCCTTATTTTTTACTCCCCTTTCAAATAGAGCTCGCTATATTTATTGCTCAATATTACTCGGCTAATCTTCCTTCAGCTTTAAATCTTTTTACCCCTTTTAAAGAATGCGATTTGGTGGGGTTAGAAAAAATTGAGCCTGCTCTTAATGCGTTAAGCCAAACGCAAACAAACGCTTTAAAAGAATTGCAAAAACATTCAGCAAGCTTGCTCTTTGGCGATACGGGTAGCGGGAAAACCGAGATTTATATGCATTCAATCGCTCAAACTTTAGAGCAAAAAAAAAGCGCATTATTGTTAGTGCCAGAAATCGCCCTCACCCCTCAAATGCAACAACGCCTTAAAAGGGTTTTTAAAGAAAATTTGGGCCTGTGGCATAGCAAACTCTCTCAAACCCAAAAAAAACAATTTTTAGAAAAGCTTTATTCGCAAGAAATCAAATTAGTGGTAGGCACACGAAGCGCGTTGTTTTTACCTCTTAAGGAGTTGGGTTTAATCATTGTAGATGAAGAGCATGACTTTTCTTATAAATCTCATCAAAGCCCTATGTATAACGCTAGGGATTTATGCTTGTATTTATCCCATAAATTCCCTATTCAAGTGATTTTAGGCTCTGCTACGCCAAGTTTAAATAGTTACAAACGCTTTAAAGATAAGGCTTTAGTGCGCTTAAAGGGGCGCTACACGCCTACGCAAAAAAACATTATTTTTGAAAAAACCGAGCGTTTTATCACGCCCAAACTCCTAGAAGCGCTAAAACAAGTTATAGACAAAAACGAGCAAGCCATTATTTTTGTGCCTACAAGGGCTAATTTCAAAACCTTGCTGTGTCAAAATTGTTACAAAAGCGTTCAATGCCCCTTTTGCAGCGTGAATATGAGTTTGCATTTAAAAACCAACAAACTCATGTGCCATTATTGCCATTTTTCAAGCCCTATCCCTAAAATTTGTAGTGCATGTCAAAGCGAAGTTTTAGTGGGTAAAAGGATAGGCACCATGCAAGTGTTGAACGAGTTGGAAGGCCTTTTGAAAGGCGCTAAAATAGCCATTTTAGATAAAGATCATACCAGCACGCCAAAAAAACTCCACAATATTTTAAACGATTTCAACGCTCAAAAAACCAATATCTTAATCGGCACTCAAATGATAAGCAAAGGGCATGATTACGCTAAAGTGAGTTTAGCGGTTGTTTTAGGCATAGACAATATCATTAAATCCAATAGCTACAGGGCTTTAGAAGAAGGCGTGTCGTTACTTTATCAAATCGCTGGGAGGAGCGCTAGGCAAATTTCTGGTCAAGTGTTCATTCAAAGCACCGAAACGGATCTATTAGAAAATTTCTTAGAAGATTATGAAGATTTTTTACAATACGAATTGCAAGAAAGGTGCGAACTCTACCCGCCTTTTTCAAGGCTGTGTTTGTTAGAGTTTAAGCATAAAAACGAAGAAAAAGCCCAACAATTGAGCCTAAAAGCCTCTCAAACCCTTTCTTCGTGTTTAGAAAAGGGTGTAACGCTCTCTAGCTTTAAAGCCCCCATTGAAAAAATCGCTTCTTCTTACCGCTACCTTATTTTGTTGCGTTCCAAAAACCCTTTAAGCCTAATCAAAAGCGTGCATGCGTTTTTAAAAACCGCCCCCAATATCCCTTGCAGCGTGAATATGGATCCTGTGGATATTTTTTAA
- the cmoA gene encoding carboxy-S-adenosyl-L-methionine synthase CmoA: MKDTLFNQSLNKRFCFDEKVAHVFDDMLERSIPYYHEMLDLGAYFIAQNLKENTNVKPLIYDLGCSTGNFFIVLNQQIQQDIELVGIDNSMPMLKKAQEKLKDFNNVRFECMDFLEVEFREASAFSLLFVLQFVRPMQREVLLKKIYNSLALNGVLLVGEKIMSEDRILDKQMIELYYLYKQNQGYSHNEIAFKREALENVLVPYSLKENIALLESVGFKHVEALFKWVNFTLLVARKT; encoded by the coding sequence ATGAAAGACACTCTGTTTAACCAATCTCTAAACAAACGCTTTTGTTTTGATGAGAAAGTCGCCCATGTTTTTGACGACATGCTGGAGCGCTCCATCCCCTATTACCATGAAATGTTGGATTTGGGGGCGTATTTTATCGCTCAAAATTTAAAAGAAAATACCAATGTTAAGCCCTTGATTTATGATTTAGGCTGTTCTACCGGAAACTTTTTTATCGTGCTTAACCAACAAATCCAACAAGATATTGAGCTTGTAGGGATTGACAATTCCATGCCCATGCTCAAAAAAGCGCAAGAAAAATTAAAAGATTTTAACAATGTCCGTTTTGAATGCATGGATTTTTTAGAGGTTGAGTTTAGAGAAGCGAGCGCGTTTTCATTGCTTTTTGTGTTGCAATTTGTCCGCCCCATGCAAAGAGAGGTGCTGCTCAAAAAGATTTATAACAGCCTTGCGTTGAATGGGGTTTTATTGGTGGGCGAAAAGATCATGAGCGAAGATCGGATATTAGACAAGCAAATGATAGAACTATACTACCTTTACAAACAAAATCAAGGCTACAGCCACAATGAAATCGCTTTCAAAAGGGAAGCGTTAGAAAATGTGCTTGTGCCTTATAGTTTAAAAGAAAATATCGCACTTTTAGAAAGCGTGGGGTTTAAGCATGTGGAAGCGCTGTTTAAATGGGTGAATTTCACGCTACTAGTCGCCAGAAAAACCTGA
- the cheW gene encoding chemotaxis protein CheW: MSNQLKDLFEKQKEANAGSKPEDNEEILQFIGFIIGDEEYAIPILNILEIVKPIGYTRVPETPNYVLGVFNLRGNVFPLISLRLKFGLKAEKQNKDTRYLVVRHNDQIAGFFIDRLTEAIRIKQTDIDPVPETLSDNNNLTYGIGKQNDRLVTILRVEEILKKDF; the protein is encoded by the coding sequence GTGAGCAACCAATTAAAAGATTTATTTGAAAAACAAAAAGAAGCTAATGCAGGTTCCAAACCAGAAGACAATGAAGAAATTTTGCAATTCATCGGTTTTATTATTGGCGATGAAGAATACGCCATTCCTATTTTGAATATTTTAGAGATCGTCAAACCCATTGGTTACACGCGAGTCCCTGAAACCCCAAACTATGTGCTTGGCGTGTTCAATTTAAGGGGTAATGTCTTCCCGTTGATTAGCTTGCGTTTAAAATTTGGCTTGAAGGCTGAAAAGCAAAACAAAGACACTCGTTATCTGGTGGTGCGCCATAACGATCAGATCGCTGGGTTTTTCATTGATCGCTTAACTGAAGCCATTCGCATCAAGCAAACGGATATTGATCCGGTGCCAGAGACTTTGAGCGATAACAATAATCTAACCTATGGCATTGGGAAACAAAACGATAGACTCGTAACCATTTTAAGAGTGGAAGAAATCTTAAAAAAAGACTTCTAA